In one Winogradskyella sp. MH6 genomic region, the following are encoded:
- a CDS encoding TonB-dependent receptor: MKTILKLFTLLFCVASFAQTTVKGKIIDDTGLPLPGANIVVVGTSSGTVSDFDGNYTLSVDQNPPFSIRISYTGFEAQTIEITSNEQTVDVTLKEGNSLDEVVISASRTPERIFESPVTVERFGLKEIKNTASVDFYDGLENLKGVDINTNSLTFKSINTRGFATFANTRFMQLVDGMDNSAPALNFPLGNLLGMTETDVQSVELLPGAASALYGANAFNGILFMRSKNPFDHQGISGYLKRGITSQEAAGDNDYTDLGVRMAYKFSEKFAAKVNFGYLKGTDWYAVNEQDKLNRGLTRADIDYDGINVYGDEVSTNINDVAQTLESLGLAPSGASALVPSVDVSRTGYNERDLTNYNAESIKADWGLYFRPWENDFEIQYVGKVGSGNTIYQGANRYNIKNFFLQQHKLEIRNDNFFVRGYITEDKAGDSYDMVFTGININRAWKDDSTWFGEYVGAYIGATLSGATDEQAHIAARTQADTGRYLPGTPEFQAAFNRSTNDPDLTTGSKFQDNSKIYHADANYNFGDLVDFAEIQVGGSYRRYRLNSFGTIYTDNDGPINYSEVGIYTQLQRSLELSESVELKLTGSLRYDKSELFDGFFSPRLSAGFTINQDHNIRASFQTGFRNPTTQDLYIGLDVGRAILVGGAPDNPARDIRPYELSANGTAITGQSNIAFDGTGAYNNSFLANSVGAFAASGDPTTLEIGNSNLVQPEQVSSVEVGYRGKLGDIIVDASAYYNQYQDFLANETVIAPFYGDVQLTQTLPNGTPLAVAAIANGDFQAYQTYTNSDETVNSYGAAIQVSAKVFDGFDLSANYTYSKLDFDVKANPDFRTNFNTPEHKVKASFGKTELFKNFGFNVSWRWSDNYFWEASFGDGDVPSFNVLDAQINFRIPSLKSTLKAGATNLLQDEYFTAFGTGFIGSQYYVSWTINNL; this comes from the coding sequence ATGAAGACAATCTTAAAGCTTTTTACATTACTTTTTTGTGTGGCATCTTTTGCTCAAACCACAGTAAAAGGTAAAATTATTGATGATACTGGGTTACCCTTACCTGGTGCAAATATAGTAGTAGTTGGTACCAGTTCTGGTACTGTTTCAGATTTTGACGGTAACTATACCCTTTCTGTAGATCAAAACCCTCCATTTTCAATTCGTATAAGTTATACTGGTTTTGAAGCTCAAACTATTGAGATAACAAGTAACGAACAAACTGTAGATGTCACCCTAAAAGAAGGGAACTCATTAGATGAAGTTGTAATATCAGCTTCTCGTACTCCAGAGCGTATTTTTGAATCCCCTGTTACAGTTGAACGTTTTGGACTGAAAGAAATTAAAAACACTGCGTCTGTAGATTTTTATGATGGTTTAGAAAATCTAAAAGGGGTTGATATAAACACTAACAGTTTAACCTTTAAATCCATCAACACCAGAGGTTTTGCAACGTTTGCTAATACACGTTTTATGCAATTGGTAGATGGAATGGATAACTCTGCGCCAGCACTTAACTTCCCGCTTGGTAATTTATTAGGTATGACCGAAACAGATGTACAAAGTGTAGAGTTACTACCTGGGGCTGCTTCTGCTTTATACGGAGCAAATGCATTTAATGGTATCTTATTCATGCGAAGCAAAAATCCTTTTGATCACCAAGGTATAAGTGGTTACCTCAAAAGAGGTATTACCTCACAAGAAGCTGCTGGAGACAATGATTATACGGATCTAGGTGTTAGAATGGCATATAAATTTAGCGAAAAGTTTGCTGCTAAAGTTAATTTTGGCTACTTAAAAGGTACTGACTGGTATGCTGTTAACGAACAAGACAAGCTTAACCGTGGATTAACTAGAGCTGATATTGATTATGATGGAATCAATGTATATGGTGATGAAGTAAGTACCAATATTAATGATGTTGCTCAAACATTAGAAAGCTTAGGCTTAGCTCCTTCTGGTGCTTCAGCACTTGTTCCTTCAGTAGATGTTAGTAGAACTGGTTATAACGAAAGAGATTTAACAAATTACAATGCTGAAAGTATAAAAGCTGATTGGGGACTTTATTTCCGTCCTTGGGAAAACGATTTTGAAATCCAATATGTAGGCAAGGTAGGCTCAGGTAACACTATTTACCAAGGAGCTAACAGATATAATATCAAAAACTTCTTCTTACAGCAACACAAACTTGAAATTAGAAACGATAACTTTTTCGTAAGAGGATATATTACAGAAGATAAGGCTGGTGATTCTTATGATATGGTATTCACGGGTATCAATATCAACAGAGCGTGGAAAGATGATTCAACATGGTTTGGAGAATATGTTGGAGCTTATATAGGAGCAACCTTAAGTGGCGCTACTGATGAACAAGCTCATATCGCTGCAAGAACTCAAGCTGATACAGGAAGATATTTGCCAGGCACACCAGAATTTCAAGCGGCTTTCAACAGAAGTACTAATGACCCAGATTTAACTACTGGTTCTAAATTTCAAGATAACTCAAAAATTTATCATGCAGATGCAAATTACAACTTTGGAGACTTAGTAGATTTTGCTGAAATTCAAGTAGGTGGTTCTTATAGAAGATATCGTTTAAACTCTTTTGGAACAATCTACACAGATAATGATGGTCCTATTAACTATTCTGAAGTTGGTATTTATACTCAGCTACAAAGATCTTTAGAATTATCTGAAAGTGTAGAACTTAAACTTACAGGTTCTTTAAGATATGATAAATCTGAATTATTTGATGGATTCTTTTCACCAAGATTATCTGCTGGTTTTACAATTAATCAAGACCACAATATTAGAGCTTCTTTTCAAACAGGATTTAGAAATCCAACAACTCAAGACTTGTATATTGGCTTAGATGTTGGTAGAGCTATTTTAGTTGGTGGTGCTCCTGATAACCCTGCAAGAGATATAAGACCTTACGAGTTAAGTGCAAACGGTACTGCTATTACAGGGCAATCAAATATTGCTTTTGATGGTACCGGAGCGTACAACAATTCATTCTTAGCTAATTCTGTAGGAGCTTTTGCTGCATCAGGAGATCCTACTACATTAGAAATAGGAAATTCTAACTTAGTGCAACCAGAACAAGTAAGCTCAGTTGAAGTTGGTTATCGCGGTAAGTTAGGTGATATAATTGTTGATGCTTCTGCATATTATAACCAGTACCAAGATTTCTTGGCTAATGAAACTGTAATTGCTCCATTTTATGGTGATGTGCAATTAACACAAACGTTACCTAATGGCACTCCTTTAGCGGTTGCCGCAATTGCTAATGGCGACTTTCAAGCTTACCAAACTTATACTAACTCAGATGAAACTGTAAATTCTTATGGTGCAGCAATACAAGTATCAGCTAAAGTATTTGATGGTTTTGACCTTAGTGCAAACTACACCTATTCTAAATTAGATTTTGATGTAAAAGCTAATCCAGATTTTAGAACAAACTTCAACACACCAGAACACAAAGTAAAAGCTTCTTTCGGTAAGACCGAATTATTTAAAAACTTTGGTTTTAATGTATCTTGGAGATGGAGTGATAACTACTTCTGGGAAGCATCTTTTGGAGATGGAGATGTACCTTCTTTCAATGTTCTTGATGCACAAATCAACTTTAGAATTCCTAGCTTAAAATCTACTTTAAAAGCAGGTGCTACGAACTTATTACAAGACGAATATTTTACTGCATTTGGTACAGGTTTCATCGGATCACAGTATTATGTGTCTTGGACTATTAACAACTTATAA
- a CDS encoding arylsulfotransferase family protein, translating into MKTIRKLALIIIGIFVLMLWSGIVRNAALGQNAAGPLTDPIRAFSEIPSNMKMAFNHFFRAPEYYLKTKEKDLKDINNLSYDLYGSYAYRSGDQFNIELKNFKSDKILKAWKLPVEVLSKYYEVGQNDRLYPTRLMANRDLIASCNEKPGLLRLDSTSKVKWFNKDFIFHHAMNLDHKGNIWIPGVKHEDGLIVPKTVSVDGKKTEYRDDLIINVDAETGKTLYSKSLTDIFLENELDELMNKATHITDPFHLNDIQPVVIDSSSYYNKGDLFLSFRHLSTIVHFRPSTGKVITVIDGPFTFQHDVDVLSDNTIAIFNNNSPAWDVYFNKNEFKPSNGTIQRKITHSNVLIYNFETDSFEALYEDQFIENEIFTGAEGLYEILPNGDMFIEEQGAGILWVLNENGVVLKTVIKSDIEGYHYLSNWTTIYTNINF; encoded by the coding sequence ATGAAGACAATAAGAAAATTGGCTTTAATTATTATTGGAATTTTTGTTTTGATGCTTTGGAGTGGTATTGTTAGGAATGCAGCGCTTGGTCAAAATGCAGCAGGACCTTTAACAGACCCAATAAGAGCTTTTTCAGAAATACCATCTAATATGAAAATGGCTTTTAACCATTTTTTCCGTGCCCCAGAGTATTATTTAAAAACCAAGGAAAAGGACTTAAAAGATATTAATAACCTAAGTTACGATTTATATGGTTCATATGCTTACAGGAGTGGAGATCAGTTTAATATTGAGCTAAAGAATTTTAAATCAGATAAAATTTTAAAAGCATGGAAATTACCTGTTGAAGTTTTGTCTAAGTATTATGAAGTTGGTCAAAATGATCGATTATATCCAACAAGACTAATGGCTAATAGGGATTTAATAGCATCTTGTAATGAAAAACCTGGACTTTTAAGATTGGACTCAACTTCAAAAGTTAAATGGTTTAACAAGGATTTTATTTTTCATCATGCAATGAATTTAGATCATAAAGGAAATATATGGATTCCAGGTGTAAAGCATGAGGATGGTTTAATTGTCCCAAAGACAGTTTCAGTTGATGGCAAAAAAACTGAATATAGAGATGATCTTATTATAAATGTGGATGCTGAAACAGGTAAGACATTATATAGTAAATCTTTAACGGATATTTTTTTAGAAAATGAATTGGATGAATTAATGAATAAAGCCACGCACATTACTGATCCATTTCACTTAAATGACATACAACCTGTAGTAATTGATAGTTCAAGTTATTATAATAAAGGTGATTTGTTTTTGAGCTTCAGACATCTGTCAACAATAGTTCATTTTAGACCATCAACAGGGAAGGTGATAACTGTTATAGACGGACCTTTTACTTTTCAACATGATGTAGATGTCTTATCTGACAATACAATAGCAATATTTAATAATAATTCACCTGCGTGGGATGTATATTTTAATAAAAATGAATTTAAACCAAGTAATGGAACTATTCAACGAAAAATAACACATTCAAATGTTCTTATTTATAACTTTGAAACAGATTCATTTGAAGCCCTTTACGAAGATCAATTTATTGAAAATGAAATTTTTACAGGAGCAGAGGGTTTGTATGAAATACTACCCAATGGAGATATGTTTATTGAAGAACAGGGAGCTGGAATATTGTGGGTATTGAATGAGAATGGTGTTGTCTTAAAGACTGTAATAAAAAGTGATATAGAAGGATATCATTATCTTTCTAATTGGACAACAATATATACTAATATTAATTTTTAA
- the atpD gene encoding F0F1 ATP synthase subunit beta — MSKVTGKVAQIVGPVIDVEFGAGAELPKIYDSLEINNPDGSKLVLEVQSHIGEDTVRTIAMDSSDGLSRGTEVIATGAPIQMPIGDDVYGRLFNVIGDAIDGLGDLPKAGEAGLPIHRQAPKFEDLSTSTEVLFTGIKVIDLIEPYAKGGKIGLFGGAGVGKTVLIQELINNIAKGHGGLSVFAGVGERTREGNDLLREMLESGIIKYGDDFMHSMEEGGWDLQKVDKAAMKDSKATFVFGQMNEPPGARARVALSGLTIAEYFRDGAGDGQGKDVLFFVDNIFRFTQAGSEVSALLGRMPSAVGYQPTLATEMGAMQERITSTKKGSITSVQAVYVPADDLTDPAPATTFAHLDATTVLSRKIAELGIYPAVDPLDSTSRILTADILGNEHYACAQRVKELLQRYKELQDIIAILGMEELSEEDKLAVSRARRVQRFLSQPFHVAEQFTGIPGVLVDIKETIKGFNMIMDGELDHLPEAAFNLKGSIEEAIEAGEKMLAEA; from the coding sequence ATGTCTAAAGTTACAGGTAAAGTTGCACAGATTGTAGGTCCAGTTATCGATGTAGAATTCGGTGCTGGTGCAGAACTTCCAAAAATTTATGATTCATTAGAAATTAACAACCCAGATGGTTCAAAATTAGTATTAGAGGTACAATCTCACATTGGTGAAGATACCGTACGTACTATTGCAATGGATTCTTCTGATGGTTTAAGCAGAGGAACTGAAGTTATTGCAACTGGTGCTCCTATCCAAATGCCAATAGGTGATGACGTTTACGGACGTTTATTTAATGTAATTGGTGATGCAATTGATGGATTAGGTGACTTACCTAAAGCTGGTGAAGCAGGTTTACCTATTCACAGACAAGCTCCAAAGTTTGAAGACTTGTCAACGTCTACTGAAGTTTTATTTACAGGTATTAAAGTAATTGACCTTATTGAACCTTATGCTAAAGGTGGTAAGATTGGATTATTTGGTGGTGCTGGTGTAGGTAAAACAGTATTAATTCAGGAGTTGATTAACAATATTGCAAAAGGTCACGGTGGTTTATCAGTATTTGCTGGTGTAGGTGAAAGAACTCGTGAAGGAAATGACCTTTTAAGAGAGATGTTAGAGTCTGGCATTATTAAATACGGTGATGACTTTATGCACTCTATGGAAGAAGGTGGTTGGGATCTTCAAAAAGTTGATAAAGCAGCTATGAAAGATTCTAAAGCAACTTTCGTTTTCGGTCAGATGAATGAGCCTCCTGGAGCACGTGCTCGTGTGGCCTTATCTGGTTTAACTATTGCTGAGTATTTCCGTGATGGTGCTGGCGACGGACAAGGAAAAGATGTACTTTTCTTCGTAGATAACATCTTCCGTTTTACTCAAGCTGGTTCTGAGGTATCTGCACTTTTAGGTCGTATGCCTTCTGCAGTAGGTTACCAACCAACATTAGCAACAGAGATGGGTGCTATGCAAGAACGTATTACTTCTACAAAGAAAGGTTCTATTACATCTGTACAAGCGGTTTACGTACCTGCGGATGATTTAACGGATCCGGCTCCTGCAACAACATTCGCCCACTTAGATGCTACAACAGTATTGTCTCGTAAGATTGCTGAGCTTGGTATCTATCCTGCGGTAGATCCATTAGATTCTACTTCAAGAATTTTAACAGCAGACATCTTAGGAAATGAGCACTATGCTTGTGCACAGAGAGTAAAAGAGTTATTACAACGTTATAAAGAATTACAAGATATTATTGCTATCCTTGGTATGGAAGAATTATCTGAAGAAGATAAATTAGCTGTATCTAGAGCAAGACGTGTACAACGTTTCTTATCACAGCCTTTCCACGTAGCTGAGCAGTTTACAGGTATACCAGGTGTATTAGTAGACATTAAAGAAACTATTAAAGGTTTTAACATGATTATGGATGGTGAATTAGATCACTTACCAGAAGCAGCATTTAACCTTAAAGGTTCTATTGAAGAAGCTATTGAAGCTGGTGAGAAAATGTTAGCTGAAGCGTAA
- a CDS encoding F0F1 ATP synthase subunit epsilon, whose protein sequence is MYLEIVSPEATLFSSEVDSVVVPGVNGEFEMLSNHAPIVSILSEGTIRINTHSQSLTFDELHGDVVPHSKDNKVLTVKINSGTIEMKDNKLIILAD, encoded by the coding sequence ATGTATTTAGAGATTGTATCACCAGAAGCCACTTTATTTAGCTCAGAGGTTGACTCTGTGGTAGTACCAGGTGTAAATGGTGAGTTTGAAATGTTATCTAACCACGCACCTATAGTTTCTATCTTAAGTGAAGGCACTATTAGAATCAACACGCACTCACAAAGTCTAACTTTTGATGAGTTGCATGGAGATGTTGTTCCTCATTCTAAAGATAATAAAGTGTTAACTGTAAAGATTAACTCTGGCACTATAGAAATGAAAGACAACAAGCTAATTATATTAGCTGATTAA
- a CDS encoding G-D-S-L family lipolytic protein — MKKIKYIALSLLTLGMVACENDLVQDLRDRNDNSGEPLPELTAGSADFSNYVSIGASFTAGFTDNALFIASQENSFPNIMASKFANIGGGIFNQPMMNDNFGGLAVGGNRITDPRLVFGGAGPVPLEAVVGPVTVSTDIALNNPTGPFNNLGIPGAKSFHLVAPGYGNLANFPAAANPYAVRVTGNAPNASILELAMAQNPTFFSISEVGGNDVLGYALSGGDGSNPITDTPTFNASLNALVAGLTSTGAKGVIGNLPNITSLSHFTTVPHDPLDPSNETFGPLIPTLNGIFGQINLVYEALGQPERAIVFSETSASPVVIKDESLVDISAQMAAAFNASPTFPAFIQSLGLPAAAAPLVANLLGATYGQTRQATAEDLLVLPSSSVIGTVNSDFYAFLTSQGIPATLAGQFSVEGITYPLDDKWVLLPSEQAEIAMATQEYNATISNVASTNNLALVDLNSILEQASTTGIMFDDYNMNTDLVFGGLVSLDGVHLTARGYALMANSFLEAIDATYGSNFGASGNLAEAGDFPTNYSPTLQ, encoded by the coding sequence ATGAAAAAAATTAAATATATAGCACTGTCATTACTAACCTTAGGAATGGTAGCTTGCGAAAATGATTTAGTACAAGATTTAAGAGATAGAAATGACAATAGTGGCGAACCTCTGCCGGAATTAACTGCTGGTTCCGCAGATTTTTCAAATTACGTTTCTATTGGTGCTTCTTTTACAGCGGGCTTTACAGACAATGCCCTTTTTATTGCTAGTCAAGAAAATTCTTTTCCAAATATTATGGCAAGTAAGTTTGCCAATATTGGTGGCGGAATATTTAATCAACCTATGATGAACGATAATTTTGGTGGTTTAGCCGTTGGCGGAAACAGAATAACTGATCCAAGGCTGGTATTTGGAGGAGCAGGACCTGTTCCTCTTGAGGCCGTTGTTGGACCAGTTACGGTTTCAACAGACATAGCCTTAAATAATCCAACAGGCCCATTCAACAATTTAGGAATTCCAGGAGCAAAAAGTTTTCATTTAGTAGCACCTGGTTATGGTAATTTAGCCAATTTCCCTGCTGCAGCTAATCCTTATGCTGTTCGTGTTACAGGAAATGCACCTAACGCCAGTATTTTAGAGTTAGCTATGGCTCAAAACCCAACATTCTTCTCAATATCAGAAGTAGGTGGAAATGATGTTTTAGGCTATGCGCTTTCTGGTGGAGATGGATCAAATCCTATAACCGACACTCCAACTTTTAATGCATCACTAAATGCATTAGTAGCTGGTTTAACCTCAACTGGTGCAAAAGGTGTTATAGGGAATCTACCTAATATTACAAGTTTATCTCATTTTACAACAGTACCACACGACCCACTAGATCCAAGTAACGAAACTTTTGGCCCTTTAATCCCTACATTAAACGGAATTTTCGGTCAAATAAATTTAGTTTATGAGGCTCTTGGTCAACCAGAAAGAGCTATTGTTTTCTCAGAGACTTCAGCTAGTCCTGTTGTTATAAAAGATGAAAGTTTAGTAGATATATCTGCACAAATGGCTGCTGCATTTAATGCCAGCCCAACGTTCCCTGCATTTATCCAATCATTAGGATTACCTGCTGCAGCTGCACCGTTAGTAGCAAATCTATTAGGCGCGACTTATGGACAAACTAGACAAGCAACTGCGGAGGATTTATTAGTTCTACCTAGTAGTTCTGTAATAGGTACAGTAAATAGCGATTTCTATGCCTTTTTAACAAGTCAAGGAATACCAGCAACGCTTGCTGGTCAGTTTTCTGTCGAAGGTATTACGTATCCATTAGATGATAAATGGGTATTGTTACCATCAGAACAAGCAGAAATTGCAATGGCTACTCAAGAATATAATGCCACAATTTCCAACGTAGCGAGCACTAACAATTTAGCATTGGTTGATTTAAACTCAATATTAGAGCAAGCTTCAACGACTGGAATTATGTTTGACGATTACAATATGAACACCGATTTAGTATTTGGCGGTTTAGTAAGCTTAGACGGTGTGCATTTAACAGCAAGAGGTTATGCCCTAATGGCTAATAGCTTTTTGGAAGCTATTGATGCTACTTATGGCTCAAATTTTGGAGCTTCAGGAAACCTAGCAGAAGCTGGCGATTTTCCAACAAACTACTCTCCAACACTACAGTAA
- the glmS gene encoding glutamine--fructose-6-phosphate transaminase (isomerizing), which translates to MCGIVGYIGHREAYPIIIKGLQRLEYRGYDSAGIALYDGTDIKLSKTKGKVSDLKERLENEISINGTLGIGHTRWATHGIPNDVNSHPHYSNSGDLVIIHNGIIENYDALKKELIKRGYTFKSDTDTEVLVNLIEDVKKNENLKLGKAVQVALNQVIGAYAIAVFDKSKPNEIVVAKLGSPLAIGIGEDEFFIASDASPFIEFTKNAVYLEDEQMAIIRRGKDIKVRKIKGDSLVDPYVQELQLNLEQIEKGGYDHFMLKEIYEQPEAILDTFRGRLLSNEAVIKLAGVEDNMKKFLAADRIIVVACGTSWHAGLVSEYIFEDLARIPVEVEYASEFRYRNPVITEKDIVIAISQSGETADTLAAIKLAKSKGAFVFGVCNVVGSSIARETDAGAYTHAGPEIGVASTKAFTTQITVLTLIALRLARAKGTISSSEFRHHLIELETIPNKVKEALESDGYVKTIADIYKDAKNFLYLGRGYNFPVALEGALKLKEISYIHAEGYPAAEMKHGPIALIDEQMPVVVIATKKGHYEKVVSNIQEIKSRKGKIIGIVTKGDVNVRELADHVIEVPETLECLTPLLTTIPLQLLSYHIAVMLEKNVDQPRNLAKSVTVE; encoded by the coding sequence ATGTGTGGAATAGTTGGTTACATTGGTCATAGAGAAGCCTATCCTATAATAATTAAAGGACTTCAAAGATTAGAGTATCGTGGATATGATAGTGCAGGTATTGCCTTATATGATGGTACTGATATAAAGCTTTCTAAAACCAAAGGAAAAGTTTCTGACTTAAAAGAAAGGTTAGAGAATGAAATTTCAATCAACGGCACACTAGGTATTGGCCATACACGTTGGGCAACTCATGGTATCCCTAATGATGTAAATTCTCATCCTCATTATTCTAACTCTGGAGACTTAGTTATAATTCATAACGGAATTATAGAAAACTACGATGCGCTTAAAAAAGAGCTTATAAAAAGAGGTTACACCTTTAAATCAGACACAGACACAGAAGTATTGGTTAATCTTATTGAAGATGTAAAGAAAAATGAAAACTTAAAGCTTGGAAAAGCTGTTCAGGTTGCGTTAAATCAAGTTATCGGAGCATACGCTATTGCAGTTTTTGATAAAAGTAAGCCAAATGAAATTGTAGTTGCTAAACTCGGTAGTCCATTAGCAATAGGTATTGGTGAAGATGAGTTTTTTATTGCTAGTGACGCCTCACCATTTATAGAATTTACCAAAAATGCCGTTTATCTTGAAGATGAACAAATGGCAATTATTAGAAGAGGTAAAGACATTAAGGTAAGAAAAATAAAAGGAGATTCACTTGTAGACCCTTATGTCCAAGAACTCCAATTAAATCTTGAGCAAATTGAAAAAGGCGGTTACGACCACTTTATGCTTAAAGAAATATATGAACAGCCAGAAGCAATTTTAGACACTTTTAGAGGAAGACTTCTCAGTAATGAAGCAGTAATAAAACTAGCTGGTGTTGAAGATAACATGAAAAAATTCCTGGCAGCAGACAGAATAATTGTTGTTGCTTGTGGTACTTCTTGGCATGCAGGTTTGGTTTCAGAATACATTTTCGAAGATCTAGCTAGAATACCTGTAGAGGTTGAATATGCTTCAGAATTTAGATATAGAAACCCTGTTATTACTGAAAAAGATATTGTTATTGCCATTTCTCAATCTGGCGAAACCGCAGATACTCTTGCTGCAATAAAATTAGCAAAATCAAAAGGTGCTTTTGTATTTGGAGTATGTAATGTTGTTGGATCTTCTATAGCAAGAGAAACAGATGCTGGTGCTTACACGCATGCAGGGCCTGAAATTGGTGTAGCATCTACCAAGGCATTTACCACTCAAATTACTGTATTAACGCTTATAGCTTTAAGGTTAGCTAGAGCAAAAGGAACTATTTCAAGTTCAGAGTTTAGACACCACTTAATTGAGCTAGAAACTATACCTAACAAAGTAAAAGAGGCTCTTGAGTCTGATGGGTATGTCAAGACTATTGCAGATATCTATAAAGACGCCAAAAATTTCTTATATCTAGGACGAGGTTATAACTTCCCTGTTGCTTTAGAAGGTGCTCTAAAACTAAAAGAAATTTCTTATATCCATGCAGAAGGCTATCCAGCTGCCGAAATGAAACATGGACCTATTGCTTTAATTGACGAACAAATGCCAGTTGTTGTTATTGCAACAAAGAAAGGACACTATGAGAAGGTTGTAAGTAACATCCAAGAAATAAAATCTAGAAAAGGTAAAATCATTGGTATAGTTACCAAAGGTGATGTAAATGTAAGAGAATTAGCTGATCACGTTATAGAGGTGCCAGAAACCTTAGAGTGTCTTACACCACTTTTAACTACAATTCCTTTGCAATTATTGTCATATCACATTGCGGTAATGTTAGAAAAAAATGTAGATCAACCTCGTAATCTTGCAAAATCTGTTACGGTAGAATAG
- a CDS encoding sulfotransferase domain-containing protein translates to MLYFIVAGVSGFALATSIIAFKKLFFELIESSVSLTNEVLSKEDESIKQKKLIGALKRILVSLLKTIMAFVIIAGATILPLYLYSLFVKANFESLDFSSLWFVLSISLGSIIPFFIFKKKKNDDNYSEASKLFHKLILNNYNLSKLLFSFDKKFKKGETITEKSDFVIVSGLARAGTTSLTDQLFKAGKFSSLDYSNMPLLLAPNLWKKLYNPKNTELKERKHGDKMMFGLNTIEALEEYFFKVFLNDSFIGDAILIKHDISQEIYEKYLAYQSLIRSDNSHLYLSKNNNLILRYPSLRTLNKNFKAIFLFRNPVEHADSLLNQHLRFSDFQHDDDFIETYMDWLGHHEFGHNQKVFSFDNKPVEFEYDKGTLDYWLSVWLNYYSYLLTLDDSAITLIDYQDYLSNPKDVLVHLQNELKMDFDLSNVKPFNNNKTIDTSGCNKKLLDETEKVYSQLKQQKATF, encoded by the coding sequence ATGTTATATTTTATTGTAGCAGGTGTTTCAGGCTTTGCTCTGGCTACATCTATCATAGCTTTTAAAAAGCTTTTTTTTGAGCTAATAGAATCGTCTGTATCACTTACAAATGAAGTGCTTTCTAAGGAAGATGAAAGTATAAAGCAAAAGAAATTAATTGGTGCACTGAAACGTATCCTTGTTTCGTTGCTAAAGACTATAATGGCTTTCGTTATAATAGCTGGTGCGACCATTTTACCACTTTATCTGTATAGCTTATTTGTTAAAGCAAATTTTGAAAGCTTAGACTTTAGCTCATTATGGTTTGTCCTAAGTATTTCTTTAGGAAGTATCATTCCTTTTTTCATCTTCAAAAAGAAAAAGAATGATGATAATTACTCAGAAGCCTCTAAGCTTTTTCACAAGTTAATTCTCAATAATTATAATTTATCAAAACTCCTTTTTTCATTTGACAAGAAGTTTAAAAAAGGCGAAACGATTACAGAGAAATCAGATTTTGTAATTGTATCTGGTTTAGCAAGAGCTGGAACTACAAGTTTAACAGATCAATTATTTAAAGCTGGGAAATTTAGTTCTTTAGATTACTCTAACATGCCTCTACTTTTAGCACCTAATCTTTGGAAAAAATTATACAATCCTAAAAATACAGAGCTTAAAGAACGCAAGCATGGAGACAAAATGATGTTTGGGTTAAATACTATTGAAGCTTTAGAAGAATATTTTTTCAAGGTATTTCTAAATGATAGCTTTATTGGTGATGCTATTTTAATCAAGCACGACATATCGCAAGAAATCTATGAGAAGTATTTGGCATACCAGTCCTTGATAAGAAGTGATAACTCACATTTATATTTATCGAAGAATAATAATCTTATTTTAAGGTATCCTTCTTTGAGAACTTTAAACAAGAATTTTAAAGCTATATTTTTATTTCGTAATCCTGTAGAGCATGCAGATTCTTTGTTAAATCAACATTTAAGATTTTCTGATTTTCAACACGATGATGATTTTATAGAAACTTATATGGATTGGTTAGGGCATCATGAGTTTGGTCATAATCAAAAGGTGTTTAGTTTCGATAATAAGCCTGTTGAATTTGAATATGATAAAGGTACATTAGATTATTGGTTGTCAGTTTGGCTAAATTATTATTCATATCTTTTAACTTTAGACGACTCAGCCATTACTTTAATCGACTATCAAGATTATCTATCAAATCCAAAAGATGTTCTTGTTCACTTACAGAATGAATTAAAAATGGATTTTGATTTATCAAATGTAAAGCCATTTAATAATAACAAAACTATTGATACTTCTGGATGCAATAAGAAACTTTTGGATGAAACTGAAAAAGTTTATAGCCAGTTAAAACAACAAAAAGCGACTTTTTAA